The DNA segment TCTATTCCTTCGTGCTGTTCATTTTCATCAATTATACTGTGATGGTGTGTGTCAGTTTGTTCAAATAAAAGAAGTTGCTGCACATCTGGGTGCTTCTGCTCTGCAATGTGGACAACAACATCCTTAGGCAAAGAGTTTATATATGGTAGTTGTTGCAGATCCATTGGACATGTTACATCCAAGGGCAATGTGGTCATGCTTTCTGTTGCAACAGCTTGTAAATTCCCCTGGGGGAGAAGATACTTATGGTCTTCTGCCTTGCTGAGAACAAAATCTGATGCAGAGCTTCTGATGCCTTGCCCTTCTTCCTGTTTCTTCTCACCAGTTGTGTCCTGAAATGAAAAGCCCATAGCTTTTGGTATAATAGGCAGTTGTTCTTCCTCGCCAAGCAAATTTATCTCATTGGGGGAAGTTTCTTTCACAAAGGCTAGAAGCTGCTGCACTTCTGGCTGTTCTTGTTCATCATTTCCACACATGGTAGACAAAATATCTGGGTATTTTTGTTCTACAGGCTGCTGTGCCTCCTGGTTTGTGTTGTCTTGGTAAGTCTGGTCCTCCTTCTGCACATTTCCTTTAGACAGAGAATTCATCTGGCTCCAGGGCACTTGTTTCTCCACATTGTGGTTGACACCCATAACATCTTGTTGCCCCAGAACCTGCTGTTCCTCACTGCATGGTATGTTTGGTTGGTTGAACAGTTCCTGAAAAGAAGTTACACCCTCTGAATCAAAACTGGTGTTTTGTTCTTCTTGCAATTTCTTTTCATTGACATTCAATGTGCTGTTTAGTTCTTTTAGTACTCTAGACTGGAATGGCACATCTTGGTGGTCCTTCTGATCCTTCTTACAGAGCACACCTTCCAATATAATATTTGCAGGATCTCCTTTTTGTTGCTCCTTTTCATAGGCTACTTCCTGGAGCAATGCACTCAGCTGTTCAGGTCTTCCATGTTGTCTACTTTCTTTGGCTGGCATAACTAGATAACCCTTCCCCTCTTCAAAGGGTACACCTTCTGATATAGCACCCActgctcttttcttttccctttccaAAGATAAAACACTCAGATTATCTGATCCCTCCTTTTGTTGCTGTGCTTGGAAAgtcttttcatttgttttttcatCACATTCTCCTTGCTTTTCTTCCAAATAGATATCGCTTAAAGGCACAGGGATATGGAGATCTTGAGTTTTTCTAGCATAGGGCTGGGTACATAGTGTTAAAGCTGGCTTGATGCCCTCTGTTTGTACACTACCCAGGTCTCCCACAGATATCATACTCCAATAGTCTTGGCCCATGCTCTGCTGTCTTTTCTCAAACATGGTGACATCTAGGGACAGATCTTCAGCAGTTTTCTTTTTCccatttttcttctttctgtCCTTGGGTCTCCTCCCTGGCAAGTACATCCGCCTGCAGAGATACAAGGTAGGGATGGGGATTTGAAATGGGGATCATGGCAGCTGTTGACAACTTTGCCCTCTCCTCAGCCCTGTATTCTAATGCCATAACAGTCTAGTTGTGACCTCGGCCATTGTGTCTAATTATAGGTTTGAAACTGCTTGACAAACAGGATGGAATCCTAATATATCAGACTGCTAAATTCATGCCTCTCTTAAGCATTTCTTGGTTCTTTTATCTGGGAAACGCAATCTCTAAACTTTGCCTTCCATATTCATGGAGCAATTCAACCATTGTGTGAAAGAGCAACTATTCATACCTTCTAGGGATACAGCAACATAAGGCTGAGGCTTGGAAACACCTGGTAGGGTGCTCTTCTCCACCAGCATTTATATCTTCTTCAATAGCATCTGTACTACTTACAGCCCTCTCTTCACTCATGCCCCAAAATAaagagcaatatatatatataaacccaaACCCAATGTTGAGTGTTAGAAAGGAAAAACACTGGCTTTTAGCCAGTACTTGGCTTCTGTACTCTCAGAAAAAGGGATTTTGTTGACCATTGACAACATAATGACCACTTTTACCAGCTAGTATGGCCTGtatggcaatagcaacctgaatccTTCATAGCCACAGCTTTATGACATCACCAGTTCTAGAAGGCTGTTGGGTAACCATGGTGGCATGGCTACGGCTCCCAGAAATTGAACATTTGTGCTATGATCTGGTGCTGATATGCTTATTACCCATTACTTTAGCATTATGAATGCATGACCTTGACATTTTCATTATTCTAAAGATTCTCCACCAAATCCTCTTTCCCCACACATCCCTGTTCTTTGTCTTTTGTTTCTGAAATCTGTGATTAAATACAACGTTTGCAACTCTTGTGTTGGCTAAGCATACTAGTATGCTTAGTTTTTATATTAATGGAAGCATAGCTACTTCTCCCTGTTATCATGTAATGATGGGAGTTTTACTGCCTTATAAAAGTCAAAGAATGCTCTTGTGAGAAAACTGACTAAACCTCCACATAATCTGAATCTGCCACCAACTGCTGATTTTACTTATACTTTGTTTTTTTGTCAAATTGTATTTAACATGTGATTTTATCTGTATATTTAcattattttatctgtatttttactttattttatgtaaactgctttgagtttactgatttgatgattaagcagtatatatatcATGAAAAGTAAATAAACCCCATATATTTCTAATATAAGCATTGAAGGCAGGCAGATTTTCAACTAGACCCTTAGTATTGGGCATTCTGGATGCCTGAAACAAGCACAAATTGGAAAGAACATTTTAGAGGCTTTGTAGCAATATTGACCAGCCCGTGCTTTAAGATCAGCAGGGGAGGTCCTGTTAGTGGTactcagtggtgtagtggcaaattcagaagtgcagggtcccttcataatagtcattcCCCATcccatcacagccatgccccctcacttcCTTGCTGGCTCTCCACTGTCATCTCCACTGTCCTCAGTCTTTCCCATGTGTGCCTTTTCCCACaataacagacgtccctaggagccaatcagcatgaaaggggatcgtattagctactgagagaaatattctcagtggctgactcacctcctttcactctgattagctccaatcagcaggaaaagacaatgaagcatgtgagaagattcttctcagtggctaaaatactcctctttcatgctgattggctcgtaggacactAGAGACATTGGCAGTTGGCTGAGACTCTCCTCCCacaaatgtaaggggtctaagaccccctgagaccctggactaaTACACCTGGTGGTACTGTCAGTTAGcatgggaatgcagtaattatcgaactattgccttaatatcccatgcaagtaaagtaatgctcaagattctacaacaaagggtcttaccatatatggagcgagaagtgccagatgtccaagctggatttattataataaatatagataatggaacagaccaaggaatttcagaagaaaatcaccctttgctatatagattaaagcaaagcctttgactgtatagatcatgaaaaactatataatgctttaaaagaaatgggggtgccacagcatctgattgtcctgatgcacaacctatactctggaccagaggctaatgtaaggacagaatatggagaaatcgattggttccccatcagaaagagtgtgagacaggggtgtatattatcaccctatttgtctaatctatgcacagaacatatcacacagaaagtgggattagacaaagatgaaggaggtgtgaaaattggagggagaactatcaataatttaacatatgcaggtgataccatactactagcagaaaccagtaagttaaagaggaaagcacaaaagcaagactacagctgaacatcaagaagactaaagtaatgacaacagaagatttatgtaactttaaagttgacaacaaggacattgaacttgtcaagcattatcaatacctcggtacagtcattaaccaaaatagagacaatagtcaagaaatcagaagaaggctaggactgggtagggcagctgtgagagaactagaaaaggacctcaaatgcaaagatgtatcactgaacactgaagtcaggatgattcacaccatggtattcccaatctctatgtatggatataaaagttggacagtgaaaaaagcaggtaagagaaaaatcaactcatttgaaatgtggtgttggagaagagctttgcggataccatgcaccatgaaaaagacaaataattaggttttagaacaaattaaaccaaaactatcactagaagctaaaatgatgaaactgaagttatcatacttggaacacataatgagaagacatgattcactagaaaagacaataatgctgggaaaaacagaagggagtagaaaaagaggaaggccaaacaagagctggattgattccataaaggaagccacagacctgaacttacaagatctgaacagggtggtttataacagatgctattagaggttgctgattcatagggttgccataagtcaaaattgacttgaatgcgcacgctgcgtgccatcaaccaagatggcggcaaaggcttcagtcccttatggaaacctcgaccaccatctttattgatggcaaccctgcgcgaacagcagagaaatgtaggtgaagcgcggggcatggcgggcggttcggaagctcgtcttgtgatccgcgggatcgtggaagggaagcagaggggcccggggcaggctactgcccaagggcccccgcattcctggagctggccctgccagtcctagccttctgatttcttgactattgtctccattttggttaatgactgtgccgaggtattgataatccttgacaagttcagtgtcctcattgtcaaccgtaaagttacataaatcttctgttgtcattactttagtctttttgacattcagctgtagtcctgcttttgtgctttcctcttgaactttcatcagcattcgtttcaaatcattactggtttctgctaagagtatggtatcgtctgcatatcttaaattattgatgtttctccctccaattttcacacctccttcatcttggtccaatcctgctttccgtatgatgtgtTCTACGTACAGataaaacaaacagggtgataaaatacacccctgtttcacaccctttccgatggggaaccaatcggtt comes from the Rhineura floridana isolate rRhiFlo1 chromosome 7, rRhiFlo1.hap2, whole genome shotgun sequence genome and includes:
- the LOC133388606 gene encoding uncharacterized protein LOC133388606 — its product is MSEERAVSSTDAIEEDINAGGEEHPTRCFQASALCCCIPRRRMYLPGRRPKDRKKKNGKKKTAEDLSLDVTMFEKRQQSMGQDYWSMISVGDLGSVQTEGIKPALTLCTQPYARKTQDLHIPVPLSDIYLEEKQGECDEKTNEKTFQAQQQKEGSDNLSVLSLEREKKRAVGAISEGVPFEEGKGYLVMPAKESRQHGRPEQLSALLQEVAYEKEQQKGDPANIILEGVLCKKDQKDHQDVPFQSRVLKELNSTLNVNEKKLQEEQNTSFDSEGVTSFQELFNQPNIPCSEEQQVLGQQDVMGVNHNVEKQVPWSQMNSLSKGNVQKEDQTYQDNTNQEAQQPVEQKYPDILSTMCGNDEQEQPEVQQLLAFVKETSPNEINLLGEEEQLPIIPKAMGFSFQDTTGEKKQEEGQGIRSSASDFVLSKAEDHKYLLPQGNLQAVATESMTTLPLDVTCPMDLQQLPYINSLPKDVVVHIAEQKHPDVQQLLLFEQTDTHHHSIIDENEQHEGIDCAHFGSQGTAYIEEQDKQVSIASDDISMVPDNISYEKEQQRKLDCGDSGPEGIYDKEDQNHQGTPYMDVQQPLVLAKPSSLPLSGTSEWCLRKDNTNTGNWRHSLDEEPEAQDDQSKMHILVSSKDKEATQGQEEEQSTMCPQAGCNTEGEQLEAWHIQMITSIPHAEQQQRERLNLGATCEEHQKKEKQGLSTITFSSNTREDEGHM